In Humulus lupulus chromosome 6, drHumLupu1.1, whole genome shotgun sequence, a single genomic region encodes these proteins:
- the LOC133781549 gene encoding uncharacterized protein LOC133781549 isoform X2 has product MGSSNIRDLLTAFSPSKDLFAISTGDGRIKIWDTVKGQVQTEFTDMVASEESSLLAKPEREKGHLSVDYTCMKWLSLERKKKRKLGCSMLILGTGSGDVLALDVSAGQLKWRVSDCHPGGVSAVSFSRNASCVYTAGSDGMVCQVDSLTGNLLGKFKASTKAISSMSVSPDGNIIATAAGQLKIFKSSDHKKMQKFSGHPGAVRCLIFSEDGKYILSSAVGERYIAVWNVGGGKKQSASCVLAMEHPAVFVDSKCVRNGEADDAGVYVLAISEVGVCYLWFGKNIEELQIAKPTKISISSDDISVKNYKGALPTIFAARLQDSTKPASGQVFAAYGLLVKPSFQKILVHHGTDIKLSTSRDGVLLPMTQSFVKSKKGRDAQNGVIALDRAHAGDALLSIPKVFDSHDEKNKHKTLSTGIDDRMEDLVDSGFQKGKDDALEMEAESVAICMEDRLRSSGLLSEADDITSKSRQNSTILEGIDLKALVPQKKMKAVVLSKVPGDACKLLGVLMALWQSGSCSGKYVMPWIYSILVNHNHHVSSQEPVTQMLNSLFKVSKSRGTAIQSLLQLSGRLQLVLAQINKAAHPKTPLQQEHDIDESDDDDDEDVDDVIYKEDDDESEISSDEDS; this is encoded by the exons ATGGGGTCCTCCAATATCAGAGACCTCTTGACGGCGTTTAGTCCTTCCAAGGACTTGTTCGCCATTAGCACAGGCGATGGCCGAATAAag ATATGGGACACAGTGAAGGGTCAGGTCCAGACCGAGTTTACGGACATGGTGGCTTCTGAAGAGAGTAGCTTACTAGCGAAacctgaaagagaaaaagggCATCTTTCAGTTGATTATACGTGCATGAAATGGCTCTCTTTGGAAAGAAAG AAAAAAAGGAAGCTTGGGTGCTCTATGTTGATCTTAGGGACTGGTAGTGGTGATGTTTTGGCACTCGACGTGTCTGCTGGCCAGTTGAAATGGAGAGTCAGTGATTGCCATCCTGG GGGTGTTAGTGCCGTATCATTTTCTAGAAATGCTTCATGTGTCTACACAGCCGGTTCTGATGGGATGGTATGCCAAGTTGATTCTTTGACAGGAAATCTGTTGGGGAAGTTTAAAGCTTCCACTAAAGCAATATCATCAATGTCTGTTTCTCCGG ATGGAAATATTATAGCAACTGCAGCTGGGCAATTGAAGATTTTCAAATCTTCTGATCACAAAAAAATGCAAAAGTTTTCTGGCCATCCT GGAGCTGTTCGCTGTTTGATTTTTTCTGAAGACGGTAAGTACATTCTTTCATCTGCAGTTGGTGAAAGATATATTGCAGTATGGAATGTTGGTGGTGGAAAAAAGCAATCGGCAAGCTGTGTTCTTGCAATGGAGCACCCTGCTGTCTTTGTGGATAGTAAGTGCGTACGTAATGGAGAAGCTGATGATGCCGGTGTATATGTATTAGCCATTTCGGAAGTTGGTGTTtgttatttatggtttggaaaaaaTATTGAAGAATTGCAAATTGCCAAGCCTACAAAAATATCAATATCGTCTGATGACATTTCTGTTAAGAATTACAAGGGTGCATTACCTACAATATTCGCTGCAAGACTACAAGATTCTACTAAACCTGCTTCCGGTCAGGTGTTTGCTGCTTATGGATTACTAGTAAAGCCATCCTTTCAGAAAATTTTGGTGCATCATGGCACAGACATCAAGTTGAGTACCTCCCGTGATGGGGTCCTTTTACCAATGACACAGTCATTTGTGAAATCTAAGAAAGGTCGAGATGCGCAAAATGGAG TTATTGCTTTGGACCGCGCACATGCTGGGGATGCTTTACTCTCTATTCCCAAGGTGTTTGATTCTCATGATGAAAAGAACAAACATAAAACTTTGAGTACCGGCATTGATGACAGAATGGAAGATTTGGTTGACAGTGGGTTTCAAAAGGGCAAAG ATGATGCTTTAGAGATGGAAGCAGAGTCTGTAGCAATTTGCATGGAGGACCGTCTAAGATCATCAGGATTGCTCAGTGAAGCAGATGATATTACTTCAAAGTCAAGACAAAACTCTACTATACTCGAAGGCATTGATCTCAAAGCTCTTGTACCGCAAAAGAAG ATGAAGGCAGTAGTGCTATCAAAAGTACCTGGCGACGCATGCAAGTTACTTGGTGTCTTGATGGCTTTGTGGCAATCAGG GTCGTGCAGTGGAAAGTATGTTATGCCATGGATTTACAGCATATTGGTTAATCATAATCATCATGTTTCGTCTCAAGAACCAGTGACTCAGATGCTTAATTCCTTGTTCAAG GTTTCCAAAAGCAGAGGAACAGCAATTCAGTCTTTGTTGCAATTGTCCGGCCGTTTGCAACTTGTTTTAGCACAG ATTAACAAGGCAGCACATCCCAAAACACCATTACAGCAAGAACACGACATAGATGAAAGCGACGACGACGATGATGAAGATGTAGATGACGTTATTTATAAAGAAGACGATGATGAATCCGAAATAAGTAGTGATGAAGACAG TTAA
- the LOC133781549 gene encoding uncharacterized protein LOC133781549 isoform X1 → MGSSNIRDLLTAFSPSKDLFAISTGDGRIKIWDTVKGQVQTEFTDMVASEESSLLAKPEREKGHLSVDYTCMKWLSLERKKKRKLGCSMLILGTGSGDVLALDVSAGQLKWRVSDCHPGGVSAVSFSRNASCVYTAGSDGMVCQVDSLTGNLLGKFKASTKAISSMSVSPDGNIIATAAGQLKIFKSSDHKKMQKFSGHPGAVRCLIFSEDGKYILSSAVGERYIAVWNVGGGKKQSASCVLAMEHPAVFVDSKCVRNGEADDAGVYVLAISEVGVCYLWFGKNIEELQIAKPTKISISSDDISVKNYKGALPTIFAARLQDSTKPASGQVFAAYGLLVKPSFQKILVHHGTDIKLSTSRDGVLLPMTQSFVKSKKGRDAQNGVIALDRAHAGDALLSIPKVFDSHDEKNKHKTLSTGIDDRMEDLVDSGFQKGKDDALEMEAESVAICMEDRLRSSGLLSEADDITSKSRQNSTILEGIDLKALVPQKKMKAVVLSKVPGDACKLLGVLMALWQSGSCSGKYVMPWIYSILVNHNHHVSSQEPVTQMLNSLFKVNVAKVSKSRGTAIQSLLQLSGRLQLVLAQINKAAHPKTPLQQEHDIDESDDDDDEDVDDVIYKEDDDESEISSDEDS, encoded by the exons ATGGGGTCCTCCAATATCAGAGACCTCTTGACGGCGTTTAGTCCTTCCAAGGACTTGTTCGCCATTAGCACAGGCGATGGCCGAATAAag ATATGGGACACAGTGAAGGGTCAGGTCCAGACCGAGTTTACGGACATGGTGGCTTCTGAAGAGAGTAGCTTACTAGCGAAacctgaaagagaaaaagggCATCTTTCAGTTGATTATACGTGCATGAAATGGCTCTCTTTGGAAAGAAAG AAAAAAAGGAAGCTTGGGTGCTCTATGTTGATCTTAGGGACTGGTAGTGGTGATGTTTTGGCACTCGACGTGTCTGCTGGCCAGTTGAAATGGAGAGTCAGTGATTGCCATCCTGG GGGTGTTAGTGCCGTATCATTTTCTAGAAATGCTTCATGTGTCTACACAGCCGGTTCTGATGGGATGGTATGCCAAGTTGATTCTTTGACAGGAAATCTGTTGGGGAAGTTTAAAGCTTCCACTAAAGCAATATCATCAATGTCTGTTTCTCCGG ATGGAAATATTATAGCAACTGCAGCTGGGCAATTGAAGATTTTCAAATCTTCTGATCACAAAAAAATGCAAAAGTTTTCTGGCCATCCT GGAGCTGTTCGCTGTTTGATTTTTTCTGAAGACGGTAAGTACATTCTTTCATCTGCAGTTGGTGAAAGATATATTGCAGTATGGAATGTTGGTGGTGGAAAAAAGCAATCGGCAAGCTGTGTTCTTGCAATGGAGCACCCTGCTGTCTTTGTGGATAGTAAGTGCGTACGTAATGGAGAAGCTGATGATGCCGGTGTATATGTATTAGCCATTTCGGAAGTTGGTGTTtgttatttatggtttggaaaaaaTATTGAAGAATTGCAAATTGCCAAGCCTACAAAAATATCAATATCGTCTGATGACATTTCTGTTAAGAATTACAAGGGTGCATTACCTACAATATTCGCTGCAAGACTACAAGATTCTACTAAACCTGCTTCCGGTCAGGTGTTTGCTGCTTATGGATTACTAGTAAAGCCATCCTTTCAGAAAATTTTGGTGCATCATGGCACAGACATCAAGTTGAGTACCTCCCGTGATGGGGTCCTTTTACCAATGACACAGTCATTTGTGAAATCTAAGAAAGGTCGAGATGCGCAAAATGGAG TTATTGCTTTGGACCGCGCACATGCTGGGGATGCTTTACTCTCTATTCCCAAGGTGTTTGATTCTCATGATGAAAAGAACAAACATAAAACTTTGAGTACCGGCATTGATGACAGAATGGAAGATTTGGTTGACAGTGGGTTTCAAAAGGGCAAAG ATGATGCTTTAGAGATGGAAGCAGAGTCTGTAGCAATTTGCATGGAGGACCGTCTAAGATCATCAGGATTGCTCAGTGAAGCAGATGATATTACTTCAAAGTCAAGACAAAACTCTACTATACTCGAAGGCATTGATCTCAAAGCTCTTGTACCGCAAAAGAAG ATGAAGGCAGTAGTGCTATCAAAAGTACCTGGCGACGCATGCAAGTTACTTGGTGTCTTGATGGCTTTGTGGCAATCAGG GTCGTGCAGTGGAAAGTATGTTATGCCATGGATTTACAGCATATTGGTTAATCATAATCATCATGTTTCGTCTCAAGAACCAGTGACTCAGATGCTTAATTCCTTGTTCAAGGTAAATGTTGCAAAG GTTTCCAAAAGCAGAGGAACAGCAATTCAGTCTTTGTTGCAATTGTCCGGCCGTTTGCAACTTGTTTTAGCACAG ATTAACAAGGCAGCACATCCCAAAACACCATTACAGCAAGAACACGACATAGATGAAAGCGACGACGACGATGATGAAGATGTAGATGACGTTATTTATAAAGAAGACGATGATGAATCCGAAATAAGTAGTGATGAAGACAG TTAA
- the LOC133781552 gene encoding serine--tRNA ligase, chloroplastic/mitochondrial-like isoform X1, which translates to MGLQCCLGGTTLHALKFAAIPSSSSSSRLVFRSLSKTFLYRHNSPERHSFSFPIRALSTSTVEATKTTENSTDEKVVKQQWKAAIDFKWIRDNKDAVAVNISNRNSNANLELVLELYEKMLNLQKEVERLRGERNVVANKMKGKLEPSERQKLIEEGKNLKEELLSLEEDLLKLTDDLQQEAQCIPNLTHPDVPIGGEDCATIRKMVGTPREFSFPVKDHQQLGKELDLFDFDAASVVSGSKFYYLKNEAVMLEMALINWTLSQVMKSGFTPLTTPELVRSSVVEKCGFQPRGTNTQVYSIEGSDQCLIGTAEIPVGGIHMDSIISESLLPLKYVAFSHCFRTEAGAAGAATRGLYRVHQFSKAEMFIICRPDESEMYLEELIRIEEDMFSSLGLHYKILDMASGDLGAPAYRKYDIEAWMPGLERFGEISSASNCTDYQSRRLGIRYRPSETLAGSTPKKGKSNRAPPQFVHTLNATACAVPRMLVCLLENYQQEDGSVIIPRPLRPFMGGLELITPKSR; encoded by the exons ATGGGTTTGCAGTGTTGTTTGGGCGGGACAACCTTACACGCCCTCAAGTTTGCGGCGattccctcttcttcttcttcttctcgctTGGTGTTCAGGTCACTCTCCAAAACCTTCCTCTATCGACATAACAGTCCTGAAAGGCATTCGTTTTCTTTCCCCATTAGAGCCCTCTCCACCTCCACTGTTGAAGCCACAAAAACAACGGAAAACTCCACAGATGAAAAGG TTGTGAAACAACAATGGAAAGCTGCAATTGACTTTAAATGGATAAGGGATAACAAGGATGCTGTTGCTGTCAACATAAGTAACAGAAACTCCAATGCAAATTTGGAGCTTGTACTCGAGCTGTATGAGAAAATGCTTAATCTTCAAAAG GAAGTTGAGCGGCTGCGTGGAGAGAGGAATGTGGTGGCAAACAAGATGAAAGGAAAGCTTGAACCATCTGAGCGCCAGAAGCTGATAGAAGAAG GAAAGAATCTGAAAGAAGAACTTCTTAGTTTGGAAGAAGACCTGCTTAAACTCACCGACGACCTTCAGCAGGAAGCTCAATGTATACCAAATTTGACCCATCCAGATGTTCCAATAGGCGGGGAAGATTGTGCAACCATAAGAAAGATG GTTGGTACCCCACGCGAGTTTAGCTTCCCTGTAAAGGATCATCAACAACTCGGGAAAGAGCTTGATCTTTTTGATTTTGATGCTGCTTCAGTG GTCAGTGGATCAAAGTTTTATTATCTGAAGAATGAAGCAGTTATGTTAGAGATGGCGCTTATTAACTGGACACTATCACAAGTTATGAAAAGTGGCTTTACACCACTAACAACCCCAGAACTTGTCAGGTCTTCTGTTGTTGAAAAATGTGGTTTTCAACCTCGTGGAACAAACACACAG GTCTATTCTATTGAGGGTAGTGACCAGTGTCTCATAGGCACTGCAGAGATTCCAGTTGGGGGAATTCATATGGATTCTATTATTTCTGAATCATTGCTACCCCTAAAGTATGTGGCATTCTCCCATTGCTTCCGTACCGAAGCCGGTGCTGCTGGTGCTGCAACAAG GGGTCTGTATCGGGTTCACCAGTTCAGTAAGGCAGAGATGTTCATCATCTGCCGACCGGATGAGAGTGAGATGTATCTTGAGGAGCTCATCAGAATTGAAGAAGACATGTTCTCGTCCCTTGGACTACATTATAA AATCTTGGATATGGCTTCTGGTGATTTAGGTGCTCCTGCTTACCGCAAATATGATATCGAGGCATGGATGCCTGGTTTAGAACGGTTTGGCGAG atatCGAGCGCATCAAATTGCACAGATTATCAAAGCCGTCGCCTTGGTATCCGATATCGCCCCTCGGAAACATTAGCAGGGAGCACCCCTAAAAAGGGGAAGAGTAACCGTGCACCACCACAGTTTGTTCACACCTTAAATGCGACAGCATGTGCTGTACCGCGAATGCTCGTATGTCTGCTTGAGAATTACCAGCAAGAAGACGGCTCTGTCATTATCCCTCGCCCACTGAGGCCATTCATGGGTGGCCTTGAGCTTATTACTCCCAAGTCTAGATAA
- the LOC133781552 gene encoding serine--tRNA ligase, chloroplastic/mitochondrial-like isoform X4: MKGKLEPSERQKLIEEGKNLKEELLSLEEDLLKLTDDLQQEAQCIPNLTHPDVPIGGEDCATIRKMVGTPREFSFPVKDHQQLGKELDLFDFDAASVVSGSKFYYLKNEAVMLEMALINWTLSQVMKSGFTPLTTPELVRSSVVEKCGFQPRGTNTQVYSIEGSDQCLIGTAEIPVGGIHMDSIISESLLPLKYVAFSHCFRTEAGAAGAATRGLYRVHQFSKAEMFIICRPDESEMYLEELIRIEEDMFSSLGLHYKILDMASGDLGAPAYRKYDIEAWMPGLERFGEISSASNCTDYQSRRLGIRYRPSETLAGSTPKKGKSNRAPPQFVHTLNATACAVPRMLVCLLENYQQEDGSVIIPRPLRPFMGGLELITPKSR, translated from the exons ATGAAAGGAAAGCTTGAACCATCTGAGCGCCAGAAGCTGATAGAAGAAG GAAAGAATCTGAAAGAAGAACTTCTTAGTTTGGAAGAAGACCTGCTTAAACTCACCGACGACCTTCAGCAGGAAGCTCAATGTATACCAAATTTGACCCATCCAGATGTTCCAATAGGCGGGGAAGATTGTGCAACCATAAGAAAGATG GTTGGTACCCCACGCGAGTTTAGCTTCCCTGTAAAGGATCATCAACAACTCGGGAAAGAGCTTGATCTTTTTGATTTTGATGCTGCTTCAGTG GTCAGTGGATCAAAGTTTTATTATCTGAAGAATGAAGCAGTTATGTTAGAGATGGCGCTTATTAACTGGACACTATCACAAGTTATGAAAAGTGGCTTTACACCACTAACAACCCCAGAACTTGTCAGGTCTTCTGTTGTTGAAAAATGTGGTTTTCAACCTCGTGGAACAAACACACAG GTCTATTCTATTGAGGGTAGTGACCAGTGTCTCATAGGCACTGCAGAGATTCCAGTTGGGGGAATTCATATGGATTCTATTATTTCTGAATCATTGCTACCCCTAAAGTATGTGGCATTCTCCCATTGCTTCCGTACCGAAGCCGGTGCTGCTGGTGCTGCAACAAG GGGTCTGTATCGGGTTCACCAGTTCAGTAAGGCAGAGATGTTCATCATCTGCCGACCGGATGAGAGTGAGATGTATCTTGAGGAGCTCATCAGAATTGAAGAAGACATGTTCTCGTCCCTTGGACTACATTATAA AATCTTGGATATGGCTTCTGGTGATTTAGGTGCTCCTGCTTACCGCAAATATGATATCGAGGCATGGATGCCTGGTTTAGAACGGTTTGGCGAG atatCGAGCGCATCAAATTGCACAGATTATCAAAGCCGTCGCCTTGGTATCCGATATCGCCCCTCGGAAACATTAGCAGGGAGCACCCCTAAAAAGGGGAAGAGTAACCGTGCACCACCACAGTTTGTTCACACCTTAAATGCGACAGCATGTGCTGTACCGCGAATGCTCGTATGTCTGCTTGAGAATTACCAGCAAGAAGACGGCTCTGTCATTATCCCTCGCCCACTGAGGCCATTCATGGGTGGCCTTGAGCTTATTACTCCCAAGTCTAGATAA
- the LOC133781550 gene encoding uncharacterized protein LOC133781550, with product MSRCYPYHGPPNANKGEALDELIKLRKDKDETKLKRIKLRKECSRSTETEKCDKTVKKNDFQEKKKKKRKNDFNGGHLSKAVVEESDQVDSSDLTQEDEQPTISNNKKRRLHEVEPLSNDGDKERRKIRIRIPNIGFGKHSFKPCRELPLAIPESRNETKRCGLALKQCQELPLATQVSSKESKRHEAQKLFPKQGRELPLAMQESNKFESNEPRKLCLKLSPELLKQRQELPLAPQVSSKESKRHEAQKLFLNQARELPLAMQESNKFESNEARKLCLKLSPELLKQRQELPLAPQVSSREIKRDEARKLPLKTSRGLPLAVQESNKSKRNEAQKLFLKPSRELPLAPQASSREIKTGEAQKLCLKTSRELPLAIQESNKSKRNEAQKLCLKPSQELLKQHQELPLAPHANNRESKRCEAQKLCFKPARELPLAIQKSNKSKSDEAQKLCLKPAQELSLAVQESNKSKSDEAQKLCLKQSQELLKQRQGLPLAPHASNKESKRCEAQKLCLKPVRELPLAIQENNKSKSNEAQKLDLEQQERRESKRVSKTSLCVDDDSIQRPDYLYRKLIEHWVLPKIDREHNDFEDEWLIGPKQENRQESRIHEVANVVSCSMSSSLWPKAHYLPEADMFALPYTVPF from the exons ATGTCTCGGTGTTATCCTTATCATGGACCTCCGAATGCGAACAAAGGAGAGGCCTTGGACGAGTTGATTAAG CTTCGAAAAGATAAAGATGAAACAAAGTTGAAGAGGATAAAGTTGAGGAAAGAATGCTCAAGAAGTACTGAGACAGAAAAATGTGATAAAACAGTGAAAAAGAATGATTttcaagagaagaagaagaagaagagaaaaaatgaCTTTAACGGTGGGCACCTTTCTAAGGCAGTTGTAGAGGAATCTGATCAAGTTGACTCGAGTGATTTAACTCAAGAAGACGAGCAACCCACCATAAGCAACAACAAGAAGAGGAGATTGCATGAGGTGGAGCCCTTGTCTAACGATGGTGACAAGGAAA GAAGAAAGATTCGTATCCGGATACCCAATATTGGATTCGGGAAACATAGCTTTAAACCCTGCCGGGAATTGCCATTGGCTATACCAGAGAGCAGAAATGAAACGAAGAGGTGTGGACTCGCTCTTAAGCAATGCCAAGAGTTGCCATTAGCTACACAAGTGAGCAGCAAGGAAAGTAAGAGGCACGAAGCTCAGAAACTCTTCCCTAAACAAGGTCGAGAGTTGCCTTTGGCTATGCAAGAGAGCAATAAATTTGAGAGTAATGAACCTCGGAAACTCTGCCTTAAACTATCTCCAGAGTTGCTTAAACAACGCCAGGAATTGCCATTAGCTCCACAAGTGAGCAGCAAGGAAAGTAAGAGGCACGAAGCTCAGAAACTCTTCCTTAATCAAGCTCGAGAATTGCCTTTGGCTATGCAAGAGAGCAATAAATTCGAGAGTAATGAAGCTCGGAAACTCTGCCTTAAACTATCTCCAGAGTTGCTTAAACAACGCCAGGAATTGCCATTAGCTCCACAAGTGAGCAGCAGGGAAATTAAGAGGGACGAAGCTCGGAAACTTCCACTTAAAACATCTCGTGGGTTACCTTTGGCTGTACAAGAGAGCAATAAATCCAAGAGAAATGAAGCACAGAAACTTTTCCTTAAACCATCTCGAGAGTTGCCATTAGCTCCACAAGCGAGCAGCAGGGAAATCAAGACGGGTGAAGCTCAGAAACTCTGCCTTAAAACATCTCGAGAGTTGCCTTTGGCTATTCAAGAGAGCAATAAATCCAAGAGGAATGAAGCTCAGAAACTGTGCCTTAAACCGTCTCAAGAGTTGCTTAAACAACACCAAGAGTTGCCATTAGCTCCACATGCAAACAACAGGGAAAGCAAGAGGTGCGAAGCTCAGAAACTCTGCTTTAAACCAGCTCGAGAGTTGCCCTTGGCCATACAAAAGAGCAACAAATCCAAGAGTGATGAAGCCCAGAAACTCTGCCTTAAACCAGCCCAAGAGTTGTCCTTGGCTGTACAAGAGAGCAATAAATCCAAGAGTGATGAAGCTCAGAAACTGTGCCTTAAACAGTCTCAAGAGTTGCTTAAACAGCGCCAAGGGTTGCCATTAGCTCCACATGCAAGCAACAAGGAAAGCAAGAGGTGCGAAGCTCAGAAACTCTGCCTTAAACCAGTTCGAGAGTTGCCTTTGGCTATACAAGAGAACAATAAATCCAAGAGCAATGAAGCTCAGAAACTCGATCTTGAACAGCAAGAGAGAAGAGAATCCAAAAGGGTCTCGAAAACCAGTTTATGTGTTGATGATGATAGTATTCAACGCCCGGACTATTTGTATAGAAAATTGATAGAGCATTGGGTTCTTCCAAAGATTGACAGAGAACATAATGATTTTGAGGACGAGTGGCTTATTGGGCCAAAGCAAGAAAACAGGCAAGAGTCCAGAATACATGAAGTAGCAAATGTTGTGTCATGTTCTATGAGCTCCAGTTTGTGGCCAAAAGCTCACTACTTACCTGAAGCTGATATGTTTGCCCTGCCTTACACCGTGCCCTTTTAA